GCTTGACACGCACAACCCTTTGACTGCCGGCCTTTTCAGCGACAATGGCAACAATATTGGCAGTGATACTGAGTTCGTGCATATTTAACAAATTCTGGGCAACTGATCACCCACGAGCATATCGAGTATTTTTTCGCCACCAAATATAGTTTTGACAATTACCATAGACTCTGGAGCTGGCAACACTTCTCCGATTATGGCGGCATCTCTGCCATCAGGATGTGCGCGCATACACTGCAAAAGTGACTGGGCCGCGCTAGCCGGAGCCACCACTACAATTTTGCCTTCGTTAGCCAGATAAAAGGGGTCAAGCCCGAGTATTTCACAGATACCGCGCACTTCAGATTTGAGAGGGACAGATCTTTCGTCAAGCTTAAAACACAACTTGCTAGCGCTCGCAAATTCATTGAGCACAGTGGCGATACCACCACGAGTGGCATCCCGCATGGAGCGGATGTCCGGACAGACTGCCAGCATATTGCTAATGAGATCACTTAGAGGGCGACAATCAGACTCGATATCGCTCTCTATGGCGAGATCACCGCGACTGGCCACAATCGCAGCTCCGTGATCGCCAATTGAGCCGTTAACTAAGATAACATCTCCCGCTCTGGCAGCTGCTGCACTAATAGCGGTGCCAACCTTGATCACTCCCACTCCGGCTGTATTGATAAACATCTTGTCGGCAGAGCCACGCTCCACCACTTTGGTATCGCCAGTGACTATGCTCACGCCACAAGCTCTAGCGGTCTGAGCCATTGACACGATGACACGGCGCAAATCGACTACCGCCAGCCCTTCTTCAAGGATCAAGCTACAGGTGAGATATAGTGGAGTTGCACCACCTACCGCCAGATCGTTTACAGTGCCAGCCACAGCCAGCTTGCCTATATCGCCACCGGCAAAAAACAAAGGATAAACGACATAACTGTCGGTGGTAAATGCCAGACGGTCACCGATTTTTGACAAATCAGCAATACTGATACGAGCCTGGTCCTCGAGTTTAGCCAGTTCGTCGTTGTCAAATTGCTCGACAAAAATTGCATCAATTAAGTCTTTCATCGCTTTGCCACCAGAGCCGTGAGCCATGGTAATCACATCGCAATCAAAAGCAACTGTTTTTTTTGACTTACTAGCTTGAGTAGACACTTACTTACCTTTAGCGAGATAGTTTTCTTTTTGTACCAGTAACTCTTCCACATTGCCAAACCGATAATAAGCAGCACATGCCCCTTCCGATGACACCATTAGCGCCCCAAGAGGTTGCTCAGGGGTGCAGAGCGTGCCAAACACTTTGCACTGCCAGGGCTTGATCATACCTTTGAGGACTTCACCACACTGACAATTAATAGGGTCTTCGACCTTGATACTGGCCACTGGAAATTTACGCTCAGC
Above is a window of Candidatus Obscuribacter sp. DNA encoding:
- the hypE gene encoding hydrogenase expression/formation protein HypE, which produces MAHGSGGKAMKDLIDAIFVEQFDNDELAKLEDQARISIADLSKIGDRLAFTTDSYVVYPLFFAGGDIGKLAVAGTVNDLAVGGATPLYLTCSLILEEGLAVVDLRRVIVSMAQTARACGVSIVTGDTKVVERGSADKMFINTAGVGVIKVGTAISAAAARAGDVILVNGSIGDHGAAIVASRGDLAIESDIESDCRPLSDLISNMLAVCPDIRSMRDATRGGIATVLNEFASASKLCFKLDERSVPLKSEVRGICEILGLDPFYLANEGKIVVVAPASAAQSLLQCMRAHPDGRDAAIIGEVLPAPESMVIVKTIFGGEKILDMLVGDQLPRIC